Part of the Planctomyces sp. SH-PL62 genome, GGATCACCGGCCTGCGGCGCGACCAGTGGGCCACCCGGTCCAACATCCGCAAGATCGACCTGGACCACGACCACGGCGGGATCGTCAAGCTCAACCCTCTGGCCGACTGGACCCACGACGACGTCTGGGAGTACGCCCGCAAGTACGACGTGCCGTGCCACCCCCTCTACGACCGGGGCTACACGAGCGTCGGCTGCATCCCCTGCACCCGGCCGATCCAGCCGGGCGAGGACAGTCGGGCCGGGCGCTGGTGGTGGGAGACCAACGCCCCGAAGGAATGCGGCATGCACTGCCCGATCGAGAGCGGCGGATTCGAGCACGAGGTCCACGCGATCCTCGGCGAGCAGGCGGAGCTTCGGAACCTCGGCAAGTGAGCCGACCATCTTCGCCGCCGGGGCCGCCCCCGGCGGCCCTTCGCCCGGAGCCCCCCGCCATGCACCTCGAGCCCGAGGATCAGGAGTACCTCCGAGCCGAGCTCTTGGCGTTCCTCGACCGCCTGGGCGACCCCGAGGCCCGCCGGCCGTACGACCCGCTGCCGGCCGCCGTCGAGGCGGCCGAGGTCCCCGACGACCTGCTCGAACCGCTGGGTCGGGTGCTCGATCTGAGCCTGAGCAGCGGTCGCCTGCGGAGGCTGCACGGGCCCGCCGCCGAGATGAGCGCCAATCGGCTCTTCCGGCGCACCCCGCAGGGCCGGGCGATCCGCGAGACGCTCGACGAGGCCAACCTGGCGCTGACCGGACTCCGGGGCCAGTCGATCCGCTCGATCGACTTCGCCCCCCGATCCCCAGGGACGCTCACGCTGAGCATCGAGACCGACCGCTGCCGCGCCCGGTTCGTCGTCGATGCGGCGGGCGTCCGCTGCCAGGGCGTGGAGCTGGACCTCTGATCTCGGCCACGTCGGCCTCGTCGCCACCGTAATCAGTATTACTGGCGCAATGAGATCTGATTGCCGATCTATCACAGTACTCGACACCGTCGCCGTCGGCACCGTCACGCGCATTTCGACGGCCTCCCGCCAGCGACCAGATTTGCCCATCCCGACGGCCCGACACGCGGCGAGGCCCGCGAATCAGGGGCCGATGCCGCGCCCGCAGGTCGATCCCGATCGCCACATCGACCCGCCGCGCTCGGAATGTCCGAATTCGAAGTCGCCGCGCATCGACCCCTTGACGGAGAAGGGGGAAACGCGGCGTCGCATCTCAACGACAGGACACTGATTCATGCCACGCCTTTGGGCCTCGGGGCGGTCCCGTTTGCTCCTGCTCATGACGACGCTGTCCTTCGGCGGCGCGGCGTCGTACTGGTGGTGGAACACCCGGACCGACGTGTACACGGACAACGCGTACGTGGTCTGCAACATCACGCCGATCGCCTCCAACGTGACCGGCCAGGTGGTCGCCCTGTTCGTCGACGACAACATGATCGTCCAGCCCGGCGACCCGATCGCCCAGATCAACCCGGTGGAGTTCCAGATCGCGGTCGACCAGGCGCTGGCCGGGTACTACCAGGCCGGCCACGCCGCCGAGGCCGCCGAGGTGACTACGGACTTCACCACAGACGACCGCAAGTCGCTGCTGGTCGCCGCCCAGGCCAAGCGCGCCGAGTCCGAGCAGATGGTCGAGGCCGCCCGGGTGGCCGTCCAGACGCACACCCGGCTCCACGAGAAGGAGAAGGAGGTGCTGGCCGCGCTGGAGGCGCAGATGCCGGGCCTGGAGGCGATGCGGCGGAACGCCCAGTATTACTACGAGCGCTTCAAGAGCCTGGCCGAGAGCGGCGACATCCCCGGCCAGGAGTTCGACAATCGCGACGCCGCCTACCGCGCGGCGGTCGCCAAGGTCGAGTCGCTGCACAGCGACATCAAGGGCGCCGAGCGCCAGGTCCTGGCCAGCGAGCTGGAGCTCCAGGAGGCGCGCGTCCGCCTCGAGCAGAGTCGCAAAGCCCTGGCCAACACCGACGCCACGGTCGGCCGGGCCCAGGCCGAGCAGATGCAGCTCACCGTGGCCGCCGACACGGCCCTGGCCCTGCGCAACGAGCAGGCGCTGGCGGAGGC contains:
- a CDS encoding HlyD family secretion protein — protein: MPRLWASGRSRLLLLMTTLSFGGAASYWWWNTRTDVYTDNAYVVCNITPIASNVTGQVVALFVDDNMIVQPGDPIAQINPVEFQIAVDQALAGYYQAGHAAEAAEVTTDFTTDDRKSLLVAAQAKRAESEQMVEAARVAVQTHTRLHEKEKEVLAALEAQMPGLEAMRRNAQYYYERFKSLAESGDIPGQEFDNRDAAYRAAVAKVESLHSDIKGAERQVLASELELQEARVRLEQSRKALANTDATVGRAQAEQMQLTVAADTALALRNEQALAEAKLRQAKLDLSNTLIRAPRAGVIGRRTIQVGKTVEANKPFLSIVPLDFDNLWIVANLRENQMPDVRVGQPVKIAVDAVSDRTFDGWVESVAGGSGAAFSLFPPDNATGNFVRVVQRLPVRIRFAHEQNVENRIRPGMSTRVTIDTTRYVRKGAHEW